The sequence AGCACCCCCGAACAGATCCGCACCGACATCGAGGTCACCCGGGCCGAGCTCGGGCGCGACGTCGACGCGCTCGCCGACAAGGTGACGCCTGACAAGATCGTGGAGCGCCAGAAGACCCGCGTGCGTCGCGCGTTCGAAGACGCGAAGGAGCGCGTCATGGGCGTCGCGGAAGACGTCGGCCAGGCCGCGTCCGACGCAGCCGGCGGCGCCGCGCACGGCGTCGCCGAGGTGCCGCACCGCGCGGCCCGGACCGCGCAGGGCGCCCCCATCGCGGTCGGCCTCGTCGCCTTCGGCCTGGGCTGGCTCGCGGCGTCGTTCGCGCCGCCGACCCCGACCGAGCGCCGACTCGCGAACTCGCTGCGCGAGACCGCAGCGCCGCTCGTCGACTCCGCCGCGCAGGCCGCGAAGGACGTCGCCGAAGGGCTGGAGCAGCCTGCACGCGACGCGGTCGAGCAGGTCAAGGAGGAGGCCGTGGACGCCGCGGAGCGGGTCAGGGACGAGACCCGCGACACCGCCGATCGCGTGAAGGAGAATGTCGGACCGGGCAGCGGCGGCGACACCGGGACGTCGCGGCCGGCCGGCTGAGGCATCCCTCGCGTACGACGAAGGGCCCCGGCGAACCGGGGCCCTTCGC comes from Microbacterium cremeum and encodes:
- a CDS encoding DUF3618 domain-containing protein; amino-acid sequence: MSTPEQIRTDIEVTRAELGRDVDALADKVTPDKIVERQKTRVRRAFEDAKERVMGVAEDVGQAASDAAGGAAHGVAEVPHRAARTAQGAPIAVGLVAFGLGWLAASFAPPTPTERRLANSLRETAAPLVDSAAQAAKDVAEGLEQPARDAVEQVKEEAVDAAERVRDETRDTADRVKENVGPGSGGDTGTSRPAG